One region of Candidatus Omnitrophota bacterium genomic DNA includes:
- a CDS encoding ABC transporter ATP-binding protein has translation MDALLRIDNVSAGYHHEEVIKSVSLEARPGDFLGLIGPNGSGKTTLLRLATRVLTPAKGEIYFKGRNIFQMDLKEFCRNVAFVSQDIPTDFSFSVLEMVLMGRIPHLKRLQFETKKDIKIAEAALEITDTRGLKQKSIDELSAGERQRVVIARALAQEPVLLFLDEPTSHLDIGHQIQAMDLLKKLNRNNNLTIVMVLHDLNLASAYCNRIALINEGAVFKQGTPEEVLTYQNIESVYKTLVLVNSNPITQKPNVVLVPGEK, from the coding sequence ATGGACGCCTTGTTAAGAATAGACAATGTAAGCGCCGGTTACCACCATGAGGAGGTTATCAAATCCGTGTCGCTGGAAGCGCGCCCAGGCGATTTCCTCGGACTTATCGGCCCGAACGGCTCAGGCAAAACCACGCTTTTACGCCTGGCTACCCGCGTGCTTACGCCGGCAAAAGGTGAGATATATTTCAAAGGCCGGAATATTTTCCAGATGGACCTAAAAGAATTCTGCCGCAACGTGGCGTTTGTATCCCAGGATATCCCCACGGATTTTTCATTTTCAGTATTAGAAATGGTCCTGATGGGCAGGATCCCGCACCTGAAGAGGCTGCAATTTGAGACAAAGAAAGATATAAAGATAGCCGAGGCGGCCCTGGAGATAACCGATACCCGGGGGCTCAAACAAAAATCCATCGATGAATTAAGCGCCGGCGAGCGACAGCGGGTGGTCATTGCCCGGGCATTAGCGCAGGAGCCGGTATTATTGTTCCTGGACGAGCCCACATCGCATTTGGATATCGGACACCAGATACAGGCGATGGACCTGTTGAAGAAATTAAACCGCAATAATAATCTGACCATCGTTATGGTCTTGCACGACCTTAACCTGGCCAGCGCTTACTGCAACCGCATTGCCCTGATCAATGAAGGCGCGGTATTTAAACAAGGGACTCCGGAAGAAGTGCTTACTTACCAGAATATCGAGTCGGTATACAAGACCCTGGTCCTGGTCAACAGTAATCCGATAACCCAAAAACCCAATGTGGTATTAGTACCGGGGGAAAAATAA